Proteins encoded within one genomic window of Hevea brasiliensis isolate MT/VB/25A 57/8 chromosome 8, ASM3005281v1, whole genome shotgun sequence:
- the LOC131182020 gene encoding uncharacterized protein LOC131182020, with translation MASLMMKLLVIGLIAAGSISLSLGAEAEQLTSEEGRKEKFDSVHSKNIHPRRTSNSDHQQFEPNLHMAADSSTIDGNLQSSSHQIVDGDFRKIHPVRILIDSKCSSSPNARQCAIEEGCHNPKF, from the exons ATGGCAag TTTGATGATGAAGTTGCTAGTCATAGGCTTAATTGCTGCTGGATCAATATCACTTTCTCTTGGAGCTGAGGCTGAACAACTGACTTCAGAAGAGGGAAGGAAAGAGAAATTTGATTCTGTGCACAGCAAAAACATTCATCCAAGGAGGACTAGCAACTCCGATCATCAACAATTTGAGCCAAACCTTCACATGGCTGCAGATTCGAGCACAATTGATGGTAATCTTCAATCTAGCTCACACCAAATTGTTGATGGAGACTTTAGAAAGATTCACCCTgtaagaatattgatagatagcaAGTGCTCTTCTTCTCCGAATGCTCGTCAATGTGCAATCGAAGAAGGTTGTCACAACCCAAAATtttga
- the LOC131182277 gene encoding uncharacterized protein LOC131182277, giving the protein MHMYASLLTIYIHSRATPRQAFRDIHLKLLMGSLMMKKLLFFILIVAGSISSCTLGVEVERFAWGKGRKEKTACQLITKAHPKRSSYFACEDVKRNHMNMLVKYSKYENLLPGSEQAVDANLRYNRMPRLAKLHTSQKVFEPDPHIDPAPSVSPSGSHG; this is encoded by the exons ATGCATATGTATGCAAGTCTTTTAACTATATATATACACTCGAGAGCCACACCAAGGCAAGCATTCAGAGACATCCATCTAAAATTGCTCATGGGGAG TTTGATGATGAAGAAGCTGTTATTCTTTATCTTAATTGTTGCTGGATCAATCTCATCATGTACTCTTGGAGTTGAAGTTGAAAGATTCGCttggggaaagggaaggaaagagAAAACTGCTTGTCAACTTATTACAAAAGCACATCCTAAGAGGAGTAGCTACTTCGCTTGTGAAGATGTCAAGAGAAACCATATGAATATGTTGGTAAAGTACTCCAAATATGAAAATCTGCTACCTGGTTCCGAGCAAGCTGTTGATGCCAATTTAAGATATAATCGAATGCCAAGACTCGCCAAACTACACACATCTCAAAAAGTTTTTGAACCTGATCCTCATATTGATCCGGCTCCTAGTGTCAGTCCTTCTGGTAGCCAtggttga